Below is a genomic region from Campylobacter geochelonis.
TTTATCCAAACAAACCACTTTTTAAAGGCACAAACTATACATGCGGCAATGCAAATGGCAAAATTTCTTTTACAACCGAGCCTTTTGGTATAGAAAATATCCGCGCGTTAGATGATAAAAACTTTATGCTAAGCTTAAATGATACTGTAAATTTAGATGAACTAAAGCTGAAACTAAAGCTCTATACTAAAGAAAAACTTGCAAAAAACAGTGTAGCATTTAAAGTAAAAAGCCTAGATAGCAAAAACTTTCTTGTAACTTTAGATAAAACATATCCAAATTTATATCTTTTCTTGCCACAAAGTCTAAAATCAAAAGCAAATATAGCCTTAGATAAAGACTTTACGCAAGATATATCAAAACAAGGTGTATTTTTTAAAGACAACCCAAATGCTATAAGTTTAAATGATATAAAAGTCGTGCCCTACTCTTTTGATGATGGCGAGCTTGGTTTTAAAATAAGATTAAAAGAGTATATTTTAGCTAGTAAAAAATTTATCCAAATTCCAAATATAACAAATTTCTCACTTTCAAACATCAAGTATGTATATGATAAAAACGATCCAAATTTTTACTATGAATTTGATGTAAAAAGCCCGCAAATCAAGCCAAACACAGAGTATGAGATAAAAATTCTGCCTGGATTTGGCGATAACTATATGTTAAATAGAGAGTTAAAAAGTTTTGTTGTAAAAACAGGCGATTTAAAACCATTTGCTAAATTTAGCGATGAGTTGCCATATATCTCAAAAGGCTCAAGTATCGAGTTTAAAAGTGCAAATTTAAACTCAGTTAAAGTCGTAATCAACCAAATAAGCGAGCAAAACTATCGCTACTTTTTAAACTACAATACCGATATAACAAAGCTAACAACAGAGGTTGCAAGTAAAAACTTCACACTAGATAACAAACCAAATCAGATAACAGCACATCGCCTAAACTTCGATTTTACCGGCTTTAAAGATGGAGTTTATAACATCAGTATATTCTATAAAGATGATAAAAACAAAATCAAGCAGATATCAAAACAGGCTTATTTTAGCGATATTAGCGCTGTTTCAACGCTTGGCGATGGTGGAATTTTTGTATTTACAACTCGCCTTTCAACCGCAAAAGCGCTACCAAACACGCAAATTACAATATATAATGAAAATAATGAAATAATTGCTAACGGCTTTAGCGATAAATTGGGCGTTTATGAGTTAAAAAGTGATGATTTTTTAAGTAAAAAACCAAAGTCGATTTTTATAAAAAATGGTAGCGAAGAAAATTTCTTACTTTTAAATAAATCGGTAAATAACGATGCACTACTTAAAGAAAAATTAGATGATTATGAAGCGCTAACTTACTTGGCTAGCGATATCATTAGACCAAATGAGACGCTTGAGGGGATTGTTATCTTAAAAGATCACGCATTTAAGCCACTTAGCGACCTTCCAGTTAAAGTCAAAATTCTTGACCCACTTAATAAGGTGATAAAAAATTTATCACTAAAAACCGATAAATTTGGAAGCATTAAGATTCAAGAGTCTATGGGCGAACTTAGTGGAACTTACTTTATCGATGTTGAGTTTGCTAACAAACTTTTAGATAGAAAGAGTTTTAGTATAGAAAATTTTATCCCACAAAGGGTTAAAAATGAGATTTTAACGACAAAAGATGAGTTTTTAGAGTCCGAAAATATAAATTTAAGCCTAATTTCAACCTATCTTTTTGGCGCACCAGCTTCAAATTTATCAGGTTCGCTTACACTAAATTTAAGTGCAAAAGAGTTAAAGCTTAAAAACTACGAAAATTTTTCATTTATAAACTCCACCATAGATAGCAAAACCATACTTGATAGCAAGTATTTTGATATAGTTTTAAACAACGATGGCAAGAAGGACTTTATAATTAATTATAAAAAACAACTGCCAGTTTCAAACGCTATAAATGCTAGTTTAAATTTCTCCATCCTTGATAACACAAAAACCGTTAGCGAGTATAAAAACCTAACGATATATCCATATAAAACCTTAACCGCCATAGCAGCCGATAAGGACTTTGTTGATAGTGGCAAGAGTGTTAAATTTAGTGTTTTAAGCCTTGACTCACTTAGCAAAAAAAAGTTAAACCCAAAGCTTAACATATCTATCTACTCGCTTTCTTGGAACTACGTGCTTGATAGCCACTCATATAAAGAGCAAAAAGAGCTAAATTTACTAGACTCATTTGAGCTTGAAAAAGATAGCTTTGAGTATAAATTTAGCAGTGGTGGCGACTATGTTGTAGTTGCAAATGACTATCTAAGCGGCAGTAGTGCTAGTTTTGAAGTATATGTTAGTGGCTGGGGTGGATATGGCACAAAATCAGCAAAAGATATACAAAAAGCTACAATCACATTAGATAAAACTAGCTACAAAGCTGGCGATGAGGTTAAAGTAGATGTAAATTCTGCCATTAAACAAGGTGTTGCAATCATATCTTTAGTAGATAAAAAAGTTTTAGAGTATAAAATCATAAATTTTGATAACCACAAAGCTTTAGCATCGTTTTTTCTACCAAAAGAGTTTGAAAAAGGCTATGTAAATGCCACGATATTTCGCCAAGCAACTCCCCTTGCAACGCCACTTAGAACGTATGCTAACAAGGCTATAAAAGTAGATAAAAGCGCTCATCAGCTAAATTTAGAACTTACGCTCCCACAAAAAGTAAAAAATAACGAGCTTGCAAATATAAAGATAAAATCCCAACCAAACTCGCTAATAGCGCTATTTATAGTAGATGAAGGTGTGCTTAATATCATAAAACAAAAAGAGATTGACGCATTTAAATACTTCGATATCATCTTGCCTATAAGTGTTAAAAACTACGATATATTTGACTCATTAAGCACCTTTGTTAGCAAGGCAAAAGCGCTTAGCTTTGGCGGAGATGCTCTGTTTGCCGCCGCTAGAAAGAAAAACGAAAACCCAGTTAAAGCAAAAGATATAAAAACCTTTAAAATCAGTACATATCTAACCACAGATGAAAATGGCGAGGTAAGTTTCGAGTTTAAAACTCCAAATAACTTTAACTCCAAAGTACGAGTCACAGCCATATCTTTAAAAGATGATAAAATCAACTCAAAAAACAGCTATATTGATATCAAAGATGATATAGTTATAAAACCTGGCGTTGTGATTTATCTAAACAAAAACGATAAACTAAATTTACCAATCACACTTATAAACACAACCGATAGTAACAAAACGCTAAATTTAACAAGCCATTCAAGTGCAAATTTAACTCTTGATTTAAACCAGACAAGCGTTGTTTTACCAGCTAGACAAAGTGCTTTAGTAAATGCGGCTATTTTTGCAAAAGATATAGGAGAAGCTGACTTTAACTTGTCGGTAAATGATACTAAAGATAGCTACTTAAGCACTACAAATTTAGATATCATCAGCCCTTATCCTAGCTCAAAATACAGCAAAAACGCATTTTTAAAGGGCTTTGAAGACTTTAATATAAGCGATGAGAGTTATAAAACGCTTTATTTAAGCGCCTCTTCTACTCCTGATGTGATACTTAAAAATATCAGTAAAAAACTCATAGAGTATCCATATGGCTGCACAGAGCAAATCGCGTCAAGGCTTTTGGCGCTAGAAAATTTATACATGACAAACGATAAAGAGCAAAAAGAGGTTGATGAGATAGTTGAGCGTGGCGTTACAAGCTTGATTTTAAGACTAAAAGATAATGGAAGTTTTGGTTACTGGAGTAAATTTAGCGATACAAATATTTTCGCTTCAATCTATGCAAGTGACATTTTACTACAAATCGATAAAAGCAAAAAACTCATAGGCAACGCTTCAAAAGAGCTTATCTACTCATATCTTAAAATGCCTCATCAAGACCCATTTAACGCACTTTATGCAGCATATGTGCTAGGCCAAAACAAAGCTTTAGAAAAAGATAGAGCAAACTATCTTTTTGATAGTAAAGTTTATGAGTATAACTTAGTAACGCTTTATATGATGGCTGGGATTTTAGATGATTTAGGTCTTGAAAACGAGCTTAACATCGTGCAAAACAAAATTAACAAATACAACTTAAATTTAGCAAAATTTGATGGCTATAGCGCTAATTTTGACTCAACTACTAGAAATTTAGCCTTTGCTTTATATATCCACTCAAAGCACTTTAAGCCAAACAAATTTTCAAAAAAATTAGCAGAAATGATATCTAAAAATTTTGATTTGCTAAACAGCACGCAAAAAAATGCCTTTGTTTTAAGAGCTTTTGAGAGTTATTTTAAAGAAGACTTTGAAAAAGGCGAGTTTGAAATCACGCAAAATGGCGCTTTAACAAAGTATCAAAACAATCAAAATTTAAAGCTTAATTTAGAAAAAAACAAAAGCTTTAAACTAAGTTCAGACGATGGAATTTATTATAGTTTATTAAGTTTTGGAAACGAAAAACTACCTTTAAAACACGTTATGCCGGAGCTAAATGATAGGTATTTTAACTCCGCTAAAAGCATAAATATCTATAGAGAATTTGTTGATATAAATGGCAAAAAGGTAAATTTAAATGATTTAAAACTAAATCAAACAATTTTTTCAAAAGTGCAAATTTATTCTAACCAAAATTACATGCCAAATGTTTTGGTAAATGAGCAAATTAGCCCATGCTTTGAAGTGATAAATGAGCGAATTTATGGCGCTAAAAGAGGCAAACACACAACCGATACTATAACTTTTGAAAACCAAGATATAAAAGATGAAAGAGTTGTTAGCTTTTTAAACCCGCTAGATAAAGGTAAAATGCAGTTTTTTACTCCGTTAAAAGTCGTTATGAGTGGAACTTGCGTGCTTCCAGCGGTTAAGGTTGAGCTAATGCAAGATGAGGATTTATGGGATTATGACCTTGAGATGGAGAGTTTTAAGGTAGAAAAATAGAATTTATGATTTTATCAAACTAATTTTGATAAAATTAAAGCTTTAAATTTAAACAAAGGATAGTCAAGTGGCTGATTTTTACGATGCTAAAGAGGTCGAAGAAAAATTTTATAAAATTTGGGAAGAACGTGGATATTTTGAAATCGATGGCAACAAGGATATTTGTGAAGACAAAAAGAGCTTTTGTATTATGATGCCACCACCAAACGTTACAGGTGTGCTTCACATCGGACACGCCCTAACCTTTACGCTTCAAGATATCATGACTCGCTATAAACGTATGGATGGATACAAAACTTTATGGCAACCAGGACTTGATCACGCAGGAATCGCCACTCAAAACGTCGTTGAAAAACAACTTCTAGCACAAGGAATTACAAAAGAAGAGCTTGGGCGCGAGGCATTTTTACAAAAAGTTTGGGAGTGGAAAGAAAAAAGTGGTGGAACTATCAACCGCCAAATGCGCCGTCTTGGCGTAACTCCGGCGTGGAGCAGAGAGCGTTTTACTATGGATGATGGGCTTAAAAAAGCTGTAAAAAAAGCCTTTGTAAATTTATATGAAAAAGGTCTTATCGTTCGCGGAAACTACATGGTAAACTGGTGCACACACGATGGCGCACTAAGCGATGTCGAAGTAGATCACAAAGAAAATCACGGCAAGCTTTATCACCTTCGCTACTTTCTTGAAAATAGCGATAAATTTGTCATCGTTGCTACAACAAGACCTGAAACATACTTTGGCGATAGCGCTGTAATGGTTCATCCTGATGATGAGCGTTACAAAGAGCTAGTTGGCAAAAGTGTGATTTTACCTATCATAAATCGTAAAATCAAAATCATAGCCGATGAACATGTTGATATGAGCTTTGGAACTGGCGTTGTTAAAGTTACTCCAGCTCATGATATAAACGACTATGAGGTTGGAAATCGCCATAACTTGGAGTTTATCACTATCTTTGATGAAAAGGGAATTTTAAATGAGCGTTGCGATAAATTTGCTGGACTTGAAAGACTTGAAGCAAGAGATATTATAGTAAATGAACTTGAAAAACTTGGAAATGTCGAGAAAATCGAAGATTACACTAATCAAGTTGGATACTGCTACCGCTGTAAAAATATCGTTGAACCATACATCTCAAAACAGTGGTTTGTAAAATCAGCAATCGCAGATGAAGCCATAGCAAAGGTAAATGAAGGCGGGGCGGAATTTTTCCCAACGCATTGGATAAATAGCTTTAATGCGTGGATGAGAGAACTAAAAGACTGGTGTATAAGCCGTCAGCTTTGGTGGGGACATCAAATTCCGGTATTTTACTGTGATGAGTGCGGACATGAGTGGGCGAGCGAGGAAGATGAGCCAAAAGCTTGTCCAAAATGCGGCAAAAACCACTTTCATCAAGATCTTGATGTGCTTGATACTTGGTTTAGTTCTGGACTTTGGCCGATTTCTACTCTTGGCTGGGGAAATGGCGAGGCGCTTAAAGGGCAAAAATGGTTTGAAAACGACTTAAAAGAGTTTTATCCAAACACGATGCTGATAACTGGTTTTGATATCTTGTTTTTCTGGGTCGCTAGGATGATGTTTCAGTGCCAAAATGCAGTTGAAAAGCTTCCATTTAAAGATATATATCTTCACGCTTTGGTTAAAGACAAAGATGGCAAAAAGATGAGTAAAAGTAGTGGAAATGCCATAGATCCACTCGATAAAATAGATGAGTATAGTGCCGATATATTGCGTTTTACGCTAACTTTGCTTTGCGTTCAAGGGCGCGATTTAAGGCTAAGTGAAGAAAAGATGGTTTTGGTTAGAAATTTCACTAACAAAATTTATAACGCAAGTAAATATTTGCTAATGAACGAGCCTAAATTTAGCGACTTAAACGAATGCAAAATCACTTCAAAACTTGGACTTTATATGCTAAGTCGCTTTAAAGTATGTGTAAAAGATGTGCGCGAAAACATCGATGCTTACCGCTTTAACGACGCTGCAAACGCGATATATAAATTTATGTGGGATGAGTTTTGCGACTGGGGAATCGAGCTAAGCAAAGCTGACAAATCAAGCGTGCGCGAGCTTGGAGCGATTTTTAAAGAGGCGATGAAGCTTTTAAGCCCATTTATGCCATTTATCTCTGAGTATCTTTATCACGAGCTAAGCGCAACTAGCCTTGAAAACGCAAATTCGATAATGATAAGTAAATATCCAAAAATAGAGCAAAACGATGAGAAAATAGAAGAAATTTTTGCCCTTGTGATTGAAAGTATTGTTGCGATTCGCCGTGCAAAAGCGACTATAGACTTAGGAAATTCAAAAATTGCTAAAGCCTATATCAAGCTAAACACAAGTACTGATTTATCAAACGCAACTGCTTATATCAAGCTTCTTACAAAATGCGAAGAGATAGAGTTTACAAACGCTAAGCAAGAAAACTCAGTCCGCGATGTAAGCCAAAATTTAGAAGTTTTCATACCTCTAAGTGGCGTTGATACAAGTGCGATTGTAGCGCGTTTAAACTCACAAAAAGCAAAACTTGAAAAAGAGATAAACAAACTTGAAAATATGTTAAATAATGAAAAATTTGTAGTAAACGCTCCAGCAAGCGTGCTTGAGACAAACCGCGCAGGTTTAGCAAGCGCAAAAGAAAGACTTGAAAAAATCACAAGCGAGCTAGAAGCGCTAAGCTAACAAAAATAGCTAAAGGGGGTTTTATGGGACGTATTATTTTAGTAGGATTGTTGTTTATAAGCATTTTGTTGGCTAAAGATATAAATGTGGTTGTTTTTTTAACCGATAAAGCTAAATTTGATAACGCTTTTTTAGTCACAAGTGGTTTGCAAAAAACACTTCAAAAAGATGAAAAAGCTGATATCGAGCTTGTTTTGGGCGGTAGTTCTGTTGAGGTTTTTGCAAGTAAATCTAAAAAAGATTTGGATATGCAAGAAAAGATTAAAGCACTTGTTGCTATGCCAAATGTAAGAGTAGTGGCTTGTAGTGGAGCAATGAAACGAAGCGGGATAGATAAGTCTTGGCTAAGCACTGGCGTAAAAACAGTCAAAGCCGCACCACGAGAAGTTGTTTTAAAACAGCTTGATGGATATGCACTGTTGCAACCTTGAGTATAAATTTATTGCACATTTAAAGCTAAATTTAAGATAAATACTATAATCATCTAAATGTGTGTTAAAAATTAAAGCTTTTTTATCACGATGTCTGAATCGTGTTAAGAAAATTAAAATTTTTAATACACTTTACATTTTCTTAAAATATCAAAAAAGATTGATATTTATATAATCGTTTGTTTTCCAAAGTTTTATGCATTTTACTATCTTTTTTTCAAGTTTTAAGATATTTGGTTTAATCCGCCTAAACTCCTAAAAGCACTTATAAATAACTTATAAATTTGCTGTTTTATTTAAATCAAGTGGCAATTTAATATAAACTCTTATTTTCTCTCATTTTAAAATTTAAAAATTTTGTTTTGCTTCTATTTTCCTTTTCGCTAAATTTCAATTATGAAATTTAAGGCTTGATATTATTAAATTTTTATCAATTATGAGATATAATTTTTAAATAAATAAAATATTAAAGCAGATAAATGATACAAATTTGTAATTTAAAAAAATACTTTGGCTCAAATTTAATCCTAAAAGATATAAATTTAAGCATAAAAAAAGGTGAGATTTTTGCCCTTGTAGGACATAGTGGAGCTGGTAAATCCACGCTTTTACGCACCATAAATGGGCTTGAAAATTACCAAGATGGAAGCGTTAAAGTCTTTGGCAAAGAGATAAAATCTATGCAAAAATCACAGCTTAGAGATTTCCGCAAAAAAATCGGTATGATTTTCCAGCATTTTGCGTTGATGAGTCGTAAAACTGTCTTTGAAAACATCGCCACTCCACTTAGGTTTTGGAAGTATGATAAAGCTTATATAACTTCAAAAGTAAATGAGCTTTTGCAAATCGTAGGGCTTGAAGATAAAGCAAACTCCTATCCTAGCGAGCTTAGTGGCGGACAAAAACAACGAGTCGCCATAGCAAGAGCCTTAGCGCTTGAGCCTGAAATTTTACTTAGCGATGAGGCGACTTCAGCGCTTGATCCAAATACGACAAAATCCATCCTAGAGCTACTTAAAAAAATCAACCGCGAACTTGGCATAACCATTGTCATCGTAACTCATGAGATGGAAGTTGTCAAAAGTGTAGCAGATAGAGCTGTGCTGCTTGATGGCGGTGTGATAGTAAATGAAGGAAGCATTCAAAAGCTGTTTTTAAAACCCGATAAAAATATGCAAAAATTCCTTGGCGAAGAGGCGATAGTGCCAGAAAATGGTGTAAATATCGCGCTGTATTTTCCAAAAGAGGTCGCATTTGACTGCGTGATAACAAATATGGCACGAAAGCTCGATAAAGACTTTAACATCGTGTGGGGCAAAATCGAAAAGCTAAACGATAGCGTTTTGGGGCATTTGGTTATAAATATCAAAAGCGAAGATAAAGATTGTGTGCTTGAATACATTAAGAAAACAGGCGTTTTATGGGAGATAATGGAGTAAATTTTATAAACAAGATAGTTTTAAATAAATCATGGAGCAGAAAATGAAAAAAATATTTTTAACCTTTGTTTTAGTTGGATGTTGGCTAAATTTAGCTTTAGCAAGTGATCTTGGTAAGGGCTTTAATGCTTTAACTAGTGGCGATTTTAAATCTGCTTTTGAAAATTTTAAGCTAGCTTGCGATAAAAACGATGCTCTTGGGTGTAATGCTCTTGGAAATCTATATAAAAAAGGTAAAGGCGTTGAGCAAAATAATGAGTTGGCTAAAAAATATTATAAAAAAGCTTGTGAGTTAGGCTTAAAACCGGCTTGTGATAGTCAAGATAATTCAGACAAAAACTAGGCTAAATTTAGCAAATTTATGAAAGAATTATATGAAAAAATAGCCTTAAGCTTAATGCTAATTTTGGTGGCAAATTTAGCATTAGCTGATGATTTAAGCATGGCAAGAGAATTTTATATAAAAAATTAAAAAAGCTTTTGAGTATGCAAATTTATCTTGTCAGAAAAATAGCGCTGATAGATGTGCGACACTTGGAGCCTTTTATTTTAAAGGCATAGGCGTAAAAGAAAAGCTATAAAAAGGCTGAAAAAGCTTTTTAAAAAGTTTGCAAACTAGGATTTCATGATACTTGCAAGCGGCAAAATAGCTTAAAGAAAGCGAATATTAACAAAATTATAAATTTGCTTTGAAAGATAGTTTATAAAAGCAAAAATTAACAAAAATTATATTTTAATGGAGATTATTTAATGAATACTATGGACATTTTTACTAGAATTTTACTTCCTGCGACTTGGGATACCTTATATATGAGCGTTATTTCTACAATTATTGCTTTTATTTTTGGCTTGATTCCTGCGATTTTACTGATTTTAAGCGATAAAAACGGACTAAGACCAAATAAAACTTTATATTCAATTCTAGATGTCGTTGTAAATATTCTTAGAAGTTTTCCATTTATCATACTTATAATTATATTATTTCCTTTTACAAAACTTATAGTAGGAACAAGTATTGGAACAACTGCTGCTATTGTTCCACTTGCTATTGGAACTGCTCCGTTTGTTGCAAGACTGATTGAAAGTGCTTTAAAGGAGGTAGATACCGGCATAATCGAAGCTGCAAAGAGCTTTGGAGCAAGCGATTGGCAAATTATTTTTAAAGTTATGTTTGTTGAAGCCATCCCTTCTATTATCAACGCTTTAACCCTCACACTTATCGTAGTTATCGGCTTTTCTGCAATGGCTGGAACTGTTGGTGGTGGTGGGCTTGGTGATATCGCAATTCGCTATGGATATCAAAGATTTCGCCCAGATATTATGGCATATACTGTTGTGATTTTGATTATAATGGTGCAAATTTTTCAGATAATAGGAAATTTACTTTATAAGATGACCAAAAAATAGTTTTTTAATATATATAAATTATCTTATCGTTTTAAAAGCGTAAAATAGTAGTTTTATAATATATTTATAAAATATACTTTTAAATTTAATGTTACGTTTTTACACAAATTTAGTAGATTTTTACTTTTATTTAGCATAAATTTAAAGAATTAAACTTTAATAAATTTAAACTTATTAAAATACCAAATATATAAAATCAAGGAGAGATTTTGAAGATTATAGCTTTTATTACTTTTTTATTATTAAGTTTACATGCTAAAGATAGCGATAAAATCATACGAGTTGGCACAGTTCCTGTTCCTCACGCTCAAATTTTAGAAGTTATTGAGCCGATTTTAGAAAAAGAAGGCTATGAGCTAGTTATTAGCGAAATAGATGATAAGATACTAAACTATGCTCTTGAAGATGGTCAAATAGATGCAAATTTTTATCAGCATGAGCCATATTTACTCGAATTTAACAAACAAGAAAAAACTCATCTTGTAAAAACCATCGCAACTCATCTCGAACCAATGGCAATTTATAGTAAAAAAGTAAAAAATATCTCAGAGCTGCCAGATGGCGCCGTTATAAGTATACCAAACGATCCGGTAAACGAAAGCAGAGCACTGCTGCTTTTACAAGAAGCAGGAGTTATAAAACTTGATGATAAAAATGTTTTAAAAACAGATTTTGATATTATCTCAAATCCAAAAAATATAACTATAAAAACTATGCAAGCAGCCATTTTACCGCGTAGCATAGATGATGTTAGTGCTTCTATTATCAGTACATCTTATGCTATGGCAGCTGGATTAAACCCAAAAAAAGATGGTATTTTTATAGAAAATAAAAACAGCCCTTATGTAAACATCATCGCTGTAAAAGATGGCACGCAAGATAGCGCTAAAATCAAAGCTTTAGACAAAGCACTTTTAAGCGATGAAGTGAGAAATTTTATCATAAAACAGTATAATGGCACTGTTATTCCAGCATTTTAAATCAACCCAAAGGAGAAAAAATGAGAAAAATATTAGTTGGCGCAGCTCTTGCGTCTTTATTTATAGTTGGCGAAAATGCCGAAAAATTAGTAGTTGCAGCTACTCCAGTTCCTCACGCTGAAATTTTAAAAGTTATTGAGCCGCAACTTAAAAAAGCTGGTTTTGAGCTTGAAATTCGCGAATTTAATGACTATGTTATACCAAATTTAGCTACTGAAGATGGCGAAGTTGATGCAAATTTCTTTCAACATACGCCTTATTTAGATGAGTTTAACAAAAACAAAGGTACCCATTTGATAAAAACTGTAGGCGTTCATCTTGAGCCAATGGCGGTTTATAGCAAAAAAATCAAAGATTTAAAAGAGATAAAAGATGGTGCAAAAGTTAGCATACCAAACGACCCTACAAACGAATCGCGAGCTCTTGATGTGTTAGCAACTGCTGGGCTGATTGAGCTTAATGATGTGGCTTTAAAAACACCACTAGATATCGTTAAAAACCCTAAAAACCTAAAATTCACAGAAATTGAAGCTGCAACATTACCAAGAACTTTAGATGATGTTGAAATCGCAGTTATAAACACAAACTTTGCTATGAATGCTGGTCTAAATCCTACAAAAGACGCACTTGCTATAGAAAGCAAAGACAGCCCATACGTAAACATTGTCGTTGTCAAAGCTGGCAATGAAAATAGCGCTAAGACAAAAGCACTAAATGAAGCGATTACAAGTAAAGAAGTTAAAGAATTTATTGAAACTAAATACAAAGGCGCGATAGTTCCTGCGTTTTAATACAAACTACAAAGCCCCAAAAATGGGGCTTTACCCCTTAAATTTATAAAAATACATCTTGCGCCGTTATCTAAATATTAATAAAAAAATTAAATAAAAAATTATTTGTTTAGTATATTTTATGTATAATAACGCAAAACTTTTTAAAGGAAAAATTATGAATAAAATTTTACTTACAACCCTTAGTTTGGCTACTGCAATTAGCCTAAATGCTGCTGTTTTAGCAACCGCTGGCGATATAAAAGTAACTGATGAAGATATCGCTCCACTTTTGCAACCTCAAGGCGGAATGCACGGCATGATGGGCGATGTTAAGGTTTCTGAAGCTGATAAGAAAAATATGGTAGATAATGTTATAAAATACAAACTTTTAGTCAAACAAGCAAAAGATAGTGGCATACAAAAAGATCCTGAGTATAAAAAAAGTATGGATATGATGGCTGATAGCTTAGCTTTTCAAGTATGGCAAAAAAAGGAATTTGATAAAGTAAAAGTAAGCGATGCTGATGCAAAAAAATTCTATGATGAAAATGCAGATAAACTTTTTATGAAACCAGATGAAGTTAAAGCTAAACACATCTTAGTTGATGATGAAAAAAAGGCAAAAGAGATTATCGCTAAGCTTGCAAAAGTAGAAAAATCAAAGTTAAAAGATGAATTTTCTAAAGTCGCAGGAGCTGAGTCAAAAGACCCAACTGCTAAACAAAATGGCGGAGATTTAGGCTGGTTTAGCAAAAATCAAATGGTAAAAGAATT
It encodes:
- a CDS encoding alpha-2-macroglobulin family protein, which produces MFKKILLSIFISLNAFAFSVTSLGVNDNQTLIFNVENSNFASKISLITHDRIITCDPEVSGAFEYLSTTQIAFYPNKPLFKGTNYTCGNANGKISFTTEPFGIENIRALDDKNFMLSLNDTVNLDELKLKLKLYTKEKLAKNSVAFKVKSLDSKNFLVTLDKTYPNLYLFLPQSLKSKANIALDKDFTQDISKQGVFFKDNPNAISLNDIKVVPYSFDDGELGFKIRLKEYILASKKFIQIPNITNFSLSNIKYVYDKNDPNFYYEFDVKSPQIKPNTEYEIKILPGFGDNYMLNRELKSFVVKTGDLKPFAKFSDELPYISKGSSIEFKSANLNSVKVVINQISEQNYRYFLNYNTDITKLTTEVASKNFTLDNKPNQITAHRLNFDFTGFKDGVYNISIFYKDDKNKIKQISKQAYFSDISAVSTLGDGGIFVFTTRLSTAKALPNTQITIYNENNEIIANGFSDKLGVYELKSDDFLSKKPKSIFIKNGSEENFLLLNKSVNNDALLKEKLDDYEALTYLASDIIRPNETLEGIVILKDHAFKPLSDLPVKVKILDPLNKVIKNLSLKTDKFGSIKIQESMGELSGTYFIDVEFANKLLDRKSFSIENFIPQRVKNEILTTKDEFLESENINLSLISTYLFGAPASNLSGSLTLNLSAKELKLKNYENFSFINSTIDSKTILDSKYFDIVLNNDGKKDFIINYKKQLPVSNAINASLNFSILDNTKTVSEYKNLTIYPYKTLTAIAADKDFVDSGKSVKFSVLSLDSLSKKKLNPKLNISIYSLSWNYVLDSHSYKEQKELNLLDSFELEKDSFEYKFSSGGDYVVVANDYLSGSSASFEVYVSGWGGYGTKSAKDIQKATITLDKTSYKAGDEVKVDVNSAIKQGVAIISLVDKKVLEYKIINFDNHKALASFFLPKEFEKGYVNATIFRQATPLATPLRTYANKAIKVDKSAHQLNLELTLPQKVKNNELANIKIKSQPNSLIALFIVDEGVLNIIKQKEIDAFKYFDIILPISVKNYDIFDSLSTFVSKAKALSFGGDALFAAARKKNENPVKAKDIKTFKISTYLTTDENGEVSFEFKTPNNFNSKVRVTAISLKDDKINSKNSYIDIKDDIVIKPGVVIYLNKNDKLNLPITLINTTDSNKTLNLTSHSSANLTLDLNQTSVVLPARQSALVNAAIFAKDIGEADFNLSVNDTKDSYLSTTNLDIISPYPSSKYSKNAFLKGFEDFNISDESYKTLYLSASSTPDVILKNISKKLIEYPYGCTEQIASRLLALENLYMTNDKEQKEVDEIVERGVTSLILRLKDNGSFGYWSKFSDTNIFASIYASDILLQIDKSKKLIGNASKELIYSYLKMPHQDPFNALYAAYVLGQNKALEKDRANYLFDSKVYEYNLVTLYMMAGILDDLGLENELNIVQNKINKYNLNLAKFDGYSANFDSTTRNLAFALYIHSKHFKPNKFSKKLAEMISKNFDLLNSTQKNAFVLRAFESYFKEDFEKGEFEITQNGALTKYQNNQNLKLNLEKNKSFKLSSDDGIYYSLLSFGNEKLPLKHVMPELNDRYFNSAKSINIYREFVDINGKKVNLNDLKLNQTIFSKVQIYSNQNYMPNVLVNEQISPCFEVINERIYGAKRGKHTTDTITFENQDIKDERVVSFLNPLDKGKMQFFTPLKVVMSGTCVLPAVKVELMQDEDLWDYDLEMESFKVEK
- a CDS encoding valine--tRNA ligase, which produces MADFYDAKEVEEKFYKIWEERGYFEIDGNKDICEDKKSFCIMMPPPNVTGVLHIGHALTFTLQDIMTRYKRMDGYKTLWQPGLDHAGIATQNVVEKQLLAQGITKEELGREAFLQKVWEWKEKSGGTINRQMRRLGVTPAWSRERFTMDDGLKKAVKKAFVNLYEKGLIVRGNYMVNWCTHDGALSDVEVDHKENHGKLYHLRYFLENSDKFVIVATTRPETYFGDSAVMVHPDDERYKELVGKSVILPIINRKIKIIADEHVDMSFGTGVVKVTPAHDINDYEVGNRHNLEFITIFDEKGILNERCDKFAGLERLEARDIIVNELEKLGNVEKIEDYTNQVGYCYRCKNIVEPYISKQWFVKSAIADEAIAKVNEGGAEFFPTHWINSFNAWMRELKDWCISRQLWWGHQIPVFYCDECGHEWASEEDEPKACPKCGKNHFHQDLDVLDTWFSSGLWPISTLGWGNGEALKGQKWFENDLKEFYPNTMLITGFDILFFWVARMMFQCQNAVEKLPFKDIYLHALVKDKDGKKMSKSSGNAIDPLDKIDEYSADILRFTLTLLCVQGRDLRLSEEKMVLVRNFTNKIYNASKYLLMNEPKFSDLNECKITSKLGLYMLSRFKVCVKDVRENIDAYRFNDAANAIYKFMWDEFCDWGIELSKADKSSVRELGAIFKEAMKLLSPFMPFISEYLYHELSATSLENANSIMISKYPKIEQNDEKIEEIFALVIESIVAIRRAKATIDLGNSKIAKAYIKLNTSTDLSNATAYIKLLTKCEEIEFTNAKQENSVRDVSQNLEVFIPLSGVDTSAIVARLNSQKAKLEKEINKLENMLNNEKFVVNAPASVLETNRAGLASAKERLEKITSELEALS